A genomic region of Pantanalinema sp. contains the following coding sequences:
- a CDS encoding OPT family oligopeptide transporter — MSTTLGNEEAPAASTELTPRERELDWYKNVYQGDSMPQLTVRSVLMGSVLGAVMSLSNLYVGLKTGWGLGVAITACILSYAIWTTLRKIGLAKTDMSLLENNAMQSTASAAGYSTGGTMVSAIAAYLIVTKTNMEFWTLMGWTFFLAMLGVMLAIPMKRQMINVEQLRFPSGVAAATTLKSLHAKGGDAVKQASVLFKMMGLGAIVAWARDGMPWLAGKLKMGLPALPADFHIPFLKIAGQPIAKWTFTLEASTIMVAAGALMGWKTGWTMLLGAIATYGITLPEVLKHFPTAFLAHGVDPKTALEPGFFPSPKALRNWSLWMGSSMMVSSGLLGFAMQWKTIVSALTPKKAAAASGEDDPLAAIEVPNSWFWVGTTIAALGVMAIMHFAFHVRPWMSLIAIVMTFFLSLVACRVTGETDTTPIGAMGKITQLTYGILAPANIVTNLMTATVTAGAAGSAADLLTDLKSGYLLGANPRKQFLAQFAGIFVGTAVVVPVWYVLVPNADVLGSEKFPAPAAQVWASVAQLLSNGIASLHPTIQVSMLVGALIGIALPLIEMALPKKAKAFVPSASALGLSMVIPATNAISMFLGALLALIWEKWNAKQSEAYLIPIASGLIAGESLLGVAIVLLGVLLP, encoded by the coding sequence ATGTCCACGACCCTCGGCAACGAAGAGGCTCCGGCCGCTTCGACGGAGCTGACGCCGCGCGAGCGCGAGCTCGACTGGTACAAGAACGTCTACCAGGGCGACAGCATGCCCCAGCTCACGGTCCGCTCCGTCCTCATGGGCAGCGTGCTGGGCGCCGTCATGTCCCTCTCGAACCTCTACGTCGGCCTCAAGACCGGCTGGGGCCTGGGCGTGGCCATCACGGCGTGCATCCTGTCGTATGCGATCTGGACGACCCTTCGCAAGATCGGGCTGGCCAAGACGGACATGTCCCTGCTCGAGAACAACGCCATGCAGTCGACGGCCTCGGCCGCTGGCTACTCGACCGGCGGCACCATGGTCTCGGCGATCGCGGCCTACCTGATCGTCACCAAGACGAACATGGAGTTCTGGACCCTCATGGGCTGGACCTTCTTCCTGGCCATGCTGGGCGTCATGCTGGCCATCCCCATGAAGCGCCAGATGATCAACGTCGAGCAGCTGCGCTTCCCCTCGGGCGTGGCCGCGGCCACCACCCTCAAGAGCCTCCACGCCAAGGGCGGCGACGCCGTCAAGCAGGCGAGCGTCCTCTTCAAGATGATGGGGCTCGGCGCCATCGTCGCATGGGCCCGCGACGGCATGCCCTGGCTCGCTGGCAAGCTCAAGATGGGCCTGCCCGCGCTGCCCGCCGACTTCCACATCCCGTTCCTCAAGATCGCGGGCCAGCCCATCGCAAAGTGGACCTTCACCCTCGAGGCCTCGACCATCATGGTCGCCGCCGGCGCCCTGATGGGCTGGAAAACCGGCTGGACCATGCTGCTGGGGGCCATCGCCACCTACGGCATCACCCTGCCCGAGGTCCTCAAGCACTTCCCCACCGCCTTCCTCGCCCACGGCGTGGACCCCAAGACGGCCCTCGAGCCCGGCTTCTTCCCCTCGCCCAAGGCGCTGCGCAACTGGAGCCTCTGGATGGGCTCGTCCATGATGGTGAGTTCGGGCCTGCTGGGCTTCGCCATGCAGTGGAAGACCATCGTGAGCGCCCTGACCCCCAAGAAGGCCGCGGCCGCGAGCGGTGAGGACGATCCCTTGGCCGCCATCGAGGTCCCCAACTCCTGGTTCTGGGTGGGCACGACCATCGCGGCCCTCGGCGTCATGGCCATCATGCACTTCGCGTTCCACGTGCGGCCCTGGATGAGCCTCATCGCCATCGTCATGACCTTCTTCCTCAGCCTGGTCGCCTGCCGCGTCACGGGCGAGACCGACACGACCCCCATCGGCGCCATGGGCAAGATCACCCAGCTCACCTACGGCATCCTGGCCCCGGCCAACATCGTCACCAACCTCATGACCGCCACGGTCACCGCCGGGGCCGCGGGCTCGGCCGCCGACCTGCTGACCGACCTCAAGAGCGGCTACCTGCTCGGCGCCAACCCCCGCAAGCAGTTCCTCGCCCAGTTCGCGGGCATCTTCGTCGGCACCGCCGTGGTCGTCCCCGTCTGGTACGTCCTGGTCCCCAATGCCGACGTCCTCGGCTCCGAGAAGTTCCCGGCCCCGGCCGCCCAGGTCTGGGCGAGCGTGGCCCAGCTCCTGAGCAACGGCATCGCGAGCCTGCACCCGACCATCCAGGTGAGCATGCTGGTGGGCGCTCTCATCGGCATCGCCCTGCCCCTCATCGAGATGGCCCTCCCCAAGAAGGCCAAGGCCTTCGTGCCCTCGGCCAGCGCCCTGGGCCTCTCGATGGTCATCCCGGCGACCAACGCCATCTCCATGTTCCTCGGCGCGCTCTTGGCGCTCATCTGGGAGAAGTGGAACGCCAAGCAGTCGGAAGCCTACCTGATCCCCATCGCCTCGGGCCTCATCGCCGGTGAGAGCCTGCTGGGCGTCGCGATCGTCCTGTTGGGCGTGCTGCTGCCGTGA
- a CDS encoding rhodanese-like domain-containing protein, which yields MNRILVGCALGVMLLSGCGVRPVSAQQGVDARVEAKAEVGNVSVAEAKAMIAANPKLVLIDVREASEFGAGHIQGALLRPLPQVSNWSKGLDKGAEYLLVCRSGHRSGLAAARLVSSGFEHVTSMTGGMLAWTEAGYPSVVGAR from the coding sequence ATGAACCGGATCCTTGTGGGTTGTGCCCTCGGCGTCATGCTGCTTTCCGGCTGCGGGGTCCGCCCGGTCAGCGCCCAGCAGGGCGTCGACGCCCGGGTGGAGGCCAAGGCCGAGGTGGGCAACGTCTCGGTCGCCGAGGCCAAGGCCATGATCGCCGCCAATCCCAAGCTGGTGCTCATCGATGTGCGCGAGGCCTCCGAGTTCGGGGCCGGCCACATCCAGGGGGCACTGCTGCGCCCGCTGCCTCAGGTCTCCAACTGGAGCAAGGGCCTCGACAAGGGCGCCGAGTACCTCCTGGTCTGCCGCAGCGGCCACCGCAGCGGCCTGGCCGCCGCGCGCCTGGTGAGCTCGGGCTTCGAGCACGTCACCAGCATGACCGGCGGCATGCTGGCCTGGACCGAGGCGGGCTACCCCAGCGTCGTCGGCGCCCGCTAG